Proteins from a single region of Primulina tabacum isolate GXHZ01 chromosome 5, ASM2559414v2, whole genome shotgun sequence:
- the LOC142547340 gene encoding cyclin-B2-4-like yields MFKREIRMGGSNENFPGTIRPSNIQGVGQNRRALSAINKNIIRDPAYPCAIHKRGVLTEKNVAENKNPVIPVHRPVTRMFAAQLAGKDHYPSAEEIKPSIQPGVSINQSKDFTIIDAEEQTPIDDDVVPMFVQHTEAMLEEIDEMDAEVEMEDINEEETIVDIDSCDKKNPLAVTEYIDDIYAYYKKTESLSCVPSNYMENQSDINERMRGILIDWLIEVHYKFELMEETLYLTVNLIDRFLALQSVVRKKLQLVGVTAMLLACKYEEVSVPVVDDLILISDRAYCRKEVLDMEKLIVNTLQFNLSVPTPYVFMKRFLKAAQSDKTLELLSFFTIELCLVESEMLKFSPSLLAAAAIYTAQCALNGSSQWSKTLEKHTSYMEHHLLGCAKLMVTLHTNAGMAKLTGVHKKYSTSKYGYAAKTKPAVFLIDAAEP; encoded by the exons ATGTTTAAAAGAGAAATCAGGATGGGTGGATCTAATGAGAATTTTCCGGGTACAATCAGGCCTTCAAACATTCAAG GAGTTGGGCAAAATAGGAGGGCGTTGAGTGCAATCAATAAGAATATCATAAGAGATCCTGCTTACCCCTGTGCTATACACAAAAGAGGTGTTTTGACAGA GAAAAATGTTGCTGAAAATAAGAATCCTGTTATTCCGGTGCATCGTCCTGTCACCAG AATGTTTGCTGCACAATTGGCTGGCAAAGATCATTATCCATCAGCTGAG GAAATCAAGCCATCAATTCAACCAGGTGTGAGTATCAATCAATCAAAGGACTTCACTATTATTGATGCAGAGGAACAAACACCCATTGATGACGATGTCGTGCCAATGTTTGTGCAGCACACAGAAGCAATGCTGGAAGAAATAGATGAGATG GATGCGGAAGTTGAAATGGAAGACATCAATGAAGAGGAGACGATAGTTGACATAGACAGCTGTGATAAGAAGAATCCACTTGCCGTGACTGAGTATATTGATGATATATATGCTTATTACAAGAAGACAGAG AGCTTAAGCTGTGTCCCATCAAACTACATGGAAAACCAATCTGACATTAATGAAAGAATGAGAGGCATTCTTATTGACTGGCTGATTGAG GTGCATTACAAGTTTGAACTGATGGAGGAGACGCTATATCTAACTGTCAATCTCATAGATAGATTTCTAGCATTACAGTCGGTTGTGAGAAAGAAACTGCAGCTTGTTGGAGTGACGGCCATGCTCCTAGCTTGCAAATACGAAGAAGTTTCTGTTCCTGTTGTGGATGATCTTATACTGATATCTGACAGAGCTTACTGCAGAAAAGAAGTTCTCGATATG GAGAAACTGATCGTCAATACCTTACAATTTAATCTCTCTGTGCCGACGCCGTATGTTTTCATGAAACGTTTTTTAAAAGCCGCTCAATCCGACAAAACG TTGGAGTTATTATCCTTCTTCACAATTGAACTCTGCCTCGTTGAGAGTGAGATGCTCAAGTTCTCACCATCTTTATTAGCTGCTGCTGCCATCTACACTGCTCAATGTGCTCTTAACGGTTCTAGCCAGTGGAGCAAGACACTCGAAAAACATACAAGCTACATGGAACACCATCTTCT GGGATGTGCAAAACTTATGGTGACTTTGCATACCAATGCTGGAATGGCTAAACTTACTGGTGTACACAAGAAGTACAGTACTTCAAAATATGGCTATGCTGCTAAGACTAAACCAGCTGTTTTTCTTATAGATGCAGCAGAGCCTTAG